A part of Deltaproteobacteria bacterium genomic DNA contains:
- a CDS encoding DJ-1/PfpI family protein, with protein sequence MARVLVPIAPGFEEIEAVTIVDILRRAGAHVVMAGTVPGPVEGRSGIRVLTDALMDDVGADYEMIVLPGGALGAENLKKDARVSKLITVLMDRGRKVAAICAAPTVLSAHGATSGKRITSHPSVREELLSRNELVSDERVVADGNIITSQGPGTAMEFAFRLVETLFGKTKAEEVNKGVLARL encoded by the coding sequence ATGGCAAGGGTGCTCGTTCCCATAGCTCCCGGTTTCGAGGAGATAGAGGCGGTGACCATAGTCGATATACTGAGGAGGGCCGGTGCCCATGTGGTAATGGCCGGGACCGTTCCAGGCCCCGTCGAGGGGAGGAGCGGGATCAGGGTCCTTACCGACGCCTTGATGGACGATGTCGGCGCGGACTACGAAATGATAGTCCTTCCGGGCGGCGCCTTAGGCGCTGAAAACCTCAAAAAAGACGCGCGCGTGAGTAAACTGATCACCGTGCTGATGGATAGGGGCCGGAAGGTCGCGGCCATATGCGCCGCGCCGACCGTGCTTTCCGCCCACGGCGCTACATCAGGTAAAAGGATAACGAGCCACCCTTCGGTGCGCGAAGAGCTCCTCTCAAGGAATGAATTAGTTTCTGATGAGCGGGTCGTAGCCGACGGGAACATCATAACCAGCCAGGGCCCTGGCACGGCAATGGAGTTCGCGTTCAGGCTCGTAGAGACCCTCTTCGGGAAGACGAAGGCCGAAGAGGTCAACAAGGGGGTGCTGGCCAGGCTCTAA
- a CDS encoding ATP-dependent helicase encodes MGELAPMKLDSSQEKAVLSAARRILVVAGPGSGKTRILAARFSRLVQNGAGPERVLAVTFTNRAAREMRARVLSTLPGARPENISTFHSLGLRLLREEMPSLRLLARDECRALLKELDAEEPDKALERISAFKNGMAPDVADSGLLSAYSERLESLQAIDFDDIVPASLRLIHSKSGRPFDHIMIDEYQDINPVQAAFVKALAEGAESLLAIGDPDQAIYSFRGSSLRCFLDFEKEFGDTEIIRLGTNYRSGRAIAEASKALISKNTERLPNEAAPAREGGSLEEVECGDEREEARHIIGEIERLMGGLTSLSVSDDIGLRFSDFAVLVRTNRQAELMAEEFARSPIPFHIVKPSGPGLAVFIKILRGLEAPEDMPLQEFVMREAQMACLDSHALGLVEFALKGAAGFEGREGLACLIDELMLDTPSDNLDISADRVNIMTLHAAKGLEWRCVFLAGAEDGLVPMRMKGECDLEEERRLFYVGMTRAMDRLFLLRARKRRTWGESKECRRSPFLEELPAALVEIRRMAAKIPPKKKPVQKGLFE; translated from the coding sequence ATGGGAGAACTCGCACCGATGAAGCTCGACAGCTCGCAGGAGAAGGCGGTCTTGTCAGCGGCAAGGCGGATACTCGTTGTCGCCGGGCCGGGGAGCGGAAAGACCCGCATATTGGCCGCAAGGTTTTCGCGACTCGTCCAAAACGGGGCGGGGCCCGAAAGGGTTCTGGCCGTCACCTTCACTAACAGGGCCGCACGTGAGATGAGGGCGAGGGTCTTATCCACGCTCCCCGGAGCGAGACCTGAAAACATCTCTACCTTCCATTCGCTCGGTCTTCGGCTCCTCCGGGAAGAGATGCCTTCCTTGAGGCTCCTTGCAAGGGACGAGTGCAGGGCGCTTTTAAAGGAGCTTGACGCGGAAGAACCGGATAAGGCACTTGAGCGAATCTCGGCTTTTAAAAACGGCATGGCGCCGGACGTCGCCGATAGCGGGCTCCTCTCCGCATATTCGGAGAGGCTTGAATCTCTACAAGCAATCGACTTCGATGACATCGTGCCCGCCTCGCTCAGGCTCATCCACTCGAAATCCGGCAGACCCTTTGACCACATCATGATAGACGAGTACCAGGATATCAACCCCGTACAGGCCGCCTTTGTGAAGGCACTCGCGGAAGGTGCTGAAAGCCTGCTCGCGATAGGGGACCCTGACCAGGCCATCTATTCCTTCAGGGGGTCGAGCCTCAGGTGCTTCCTCGATTTCGAGAAGGAATTCGGCGATACTGAAATCATCCGTCTAGGAACGAATTACCGTTCCGGAAGGGCCATAGCCGAGGCTTCGAAGGCTCTCATCTCAAAAAATACCGAAAGGCTTCCGAACGAGGCCGCGCCCGCAAGAGAGGGCGGGAGCCTAGAAGAGGTCGAGTGCGGCGACGAAAGGGAAGAGGCCCGCCATATCATAGGGGAGATCGAAAGGCTTATGGGCGGGCTCACGAGCCTTTCCGTTTCAGACGATATCGGCCTCAGGTTCTCGGATTTCGCGGTGCTTGTCCGGACGAACCGGCAGGCGGAGCTCATGGCCGAGGAGTTCGCCCGCTCTCCAATCCCCTTCCACATCGTAAAGCCGTCCGGGCCGGGTCTGGCAGTGTTTATCAAGATCCTCCGCGGCCTCGAAGCACCGGAGGATATGCCTCTACAGGAATTCGTTATGAGGGAGGCCCAAATGGCCTGCCTTGATAGCCACGCGCTCGGCCTTGTGGAATTCGCCCTCAAGGGCGCGGCTGGTTTTGAAGGGAGAGAGGGGCTTGCCTGCCTTATTGACGAGCTCATGCTCGATACGCCTTCCGACAACCTCGACATAAGCGCGGACCGGGTGAACATAATGACGCTCCACGCGGCCAAGGGGCTCGAATGGCGGTGCGTTTTCCTGGCCGGGGCCGAAGACGGCCTTGTCCCCATGAGGATGAAAGGCGAATGCGATCTCGAGGAGGAGAGGAGGCTCTTTTACGTGGGGATGACAAGGGCGATGGACAGGCTTTTTCTCCTTCGCGCCAGAAAAAGGCGGACCTGGGGCGAGTCGAAAGAATGCAGGAGGTCGCCTTTCCTTGAGGAGCTTCCTGCGGCCCTTGTCGAGATAAGGAGGATGGCCGCAAAAATCCCGCCGAAAAAGAAACCTGTGCAGAAGGGTCTTTTTGAATAA
- a CDS encoding cation diffusion facilitator family transporter — MNPIAFRATMLNILGNAGLLALKLAAGILTGSIALISDAINSFNDVAASIATFICVYISDKQADEGHPFGHSRAEPIAGLIIAVLAGILGFEVIREAVSRIIEGTSPEVGPYVLLVPVITMAAKGGMFLYFRMVGRMFNSPAINATAFDSLMDVAVALAALIGLAGTFFGHAWLDPAAGLLISVWIMYTGYRIGMDNIDYLMGRAPDPWLLNEIREAALHVPGVQGLGSVKAHYVGPFIHVEIQIRVDKSLPTEESHAIGEEVSNRVESISTIEKSFVHIDPV; from the coding sequence ATGAACCCCATAGCCTTCAGGGCTACCATGCTGAACATCCTCGGCAACGCGGGCCTCCTGGCATTGAAGCTCGCGGCCGGCATATTGACCGGAAGCATCGCCCTCATCTCCGACGCCATAAACTCCTTCAACGACGTCGCCGCGTCCATAGCGACTTTCATCTGCGTCTATATCTCGGATAAGCAGGCTGACGAGGGCCACCCGTTCGGCCACAGCAGGGCCGAGCCCATAGCGGGCCTCATAATAGCGGTGCTCGCAGGGATACTGGGGTTCGAGGTCATAAGGGAGGCGGTCTCGCGCATAATCGAGGGCACGAGCCCGGAGGTCGGACCCTATGTCCTCCTTGTCCCGGTCATTACGATGGCCGCAAAGGGCGGCATGTTCTTGTATTTCAGGATGGTGGGGCGCATGTTCAACAGCCCGGCCATAAACGCCACCGCCTTCGATTCGCTCATGGACGTCGCCGTGGCGCTTGCCGCCCTCATAGGCCTCGCCGGGACATTTTTCGGGCACGCATGGCTCGACCCGGCGGCAGGCCTCCTCATAAGCGTATGGATAATGTACACAGGCTACAGGATAGGGATGGACAACATAGACTACCTCATGGGGCGCGCACCCGACCCCTGGCTCCTTAACGAGATCAGGGAAGCGGCTCTCCACGTGCCGGGAGTGCAGGGGCTCGGGAGCGTAAAGGCCCACTATGTCGGCCCTTTCATCCATGTCGAGATACAGATAAGGGTGGACAAGAGCCTTCCGACGGAAGAGTCGCACGCAATAGGCGAGGAGGTTTCGAACAGGGTCGAGAGCATAAGCACTATTGAGAAGTCGTTCGTCCACATCGACCCGGTCTGA